Proteins from a genomic interval of Mustela lutreola isolate mMusLut2 chromosome 4, mMusLut2.pri, whole genome shotgun sequence:
- the ASB15 gene encoding ankyrin repeat and SOCS box protein 15 isoform X1 has protein sequence MDTNDDLDEDHLTSYDIQLSIQEAIEASKSVFYSERSVPLSDQNRKLVEAIKQGHILELQEYVKYKYALDEADEKGWFPLHEAVVQPIQQILEVVLDASYQTLWEFKTSDGETPLTLAVKAGLVENVRTLLEKGVWPNTKNDKGETPLLIAVKKGSYDMVFTLLKHNSSLDQPCIKRWSAMHEAAKQGRKDIIALLLNHGGNVHLRDGFGITPLGVAAEYGHCDVLEHLIHRGGDVFALADDGASVLFEAAGGGNPDCISLLLEYGGSGNVPNRAGHLPIHRAAYEGHYLALKYLIPVTSKNAIRKSGLTPIHSAADGQNVQCLELLIENGFDVNTPLADHISGSYDDERKTALYFAVSNNDIQCTEVLLAAGADPNLDPLNCLLVAVRANNHEIVRLLLSHGANVNCYFMHVNDTRFPSAIQYALNDEVMLRLLMNNGYQVEMCFECMHGDIFGNSFVWSEIEEEVLPGWTSCVIKDNPFCEFITVPWMKHLVGSVIRVLIDYMDYIPLCAKLKSALEVQREWPEIRQILENPCSLKHLCRLKIRRLMGLQRLRQPASMQKLPLPPTIQRYILFKEYDLYGQELKLP, from the exons ATGGATACTAATGATGACCTTGATGAAGACCATCTTACAAGTTATGATATTCAGCTCAGTATTCAAGAAGCCATTGAAGCCAGCAAGTCTGTGTTTTATTCTGAAAG ATCTGTACCACTgagtgatcaaaacagaaaacttgTGGAAGCCATAAAACAAG GTCACATTCTTGAGCTCCAggaatatgtgaaatataaatatGCATTGGATGAAGCTGACGAAAAAGGATGGTTTCCATTGCACGAGGCTGTGGTTCAacccattcaacaaatacttgaagTTGTTCTGGATG CATCCTACCAGACACTCTGGGAGTTCAAGACCTCGGATGGAGAAACACCCTTGACACTGGCAGTCAAAGCTGGTCTGGTAGAAAATGTAAGAACTTTACTAGAGAAGGGAGTGTGGCCAAACACCAAAAATGACAAAGGAGAGACACCCCTTCTGATCG CTGTGAAAAAGGGCTCCTACGACATGGTGTTCACTCTGCTGAAACACAACTCCAGCCTTGACCAGCCCTGCATCAAGCGATGGTCGGCGATGCACGAAGCGGCCAAACAAGGCCGCAAAGACATCATAGCTCTGCTGCTGAACCACGGAGGCAATGTCCACCTGAGAGACGGATTTGGCATCACGCCGCTGGGTGTTGCTGCCGAGTATGGTCACTGCGATGTGCTGGAACACCTCATCCACAGAG GTGGTGACGTCTTTGCTCTGGCAGATGATGGCGCGTCAGTGTTGTTTGAGGCAGCAGGAGGGGGCAATCCCGACTGCATTTCCCTCCTGCTGGAATATGGAGGAAGTGGAAATGTTCCCAACAGAGCGGGGCATCTTCCAATACACAGAGCTGCCTACGAGGGACACTATCT tgcaCTGAAGTATCTTATCCCAGTAACATCCAAAAATGCAATTCGGAAAAGTGGGCTAACACCAATTCACTCCGCAGCAGATGGACAAAATGTGCAGTGCCTCGAACTGCTTATTGAAAATGGCTTTGATGTCAATACCCCACTCGCGGACCACATTTCTGGGAGCTATGATGACGAGCGGAAGACGGCGCTGTATTTTGCCGTTTCTAACAATGACATCCAGTGCACCGAAGTCCTGCTGGCTGCAGGTGCAGACCCAAACCTAGACCCCCTCAACTGTCTGCTTGTGGCAGTGAGGGCCAATAACCATGAAATTGTCCGGCTGCTTCTCTCCCATGGAGCTAACGTCAATTGTTACTTTATGCACGTGAATGACACGCGTTTCCCCAGTGCCATTCAGTATGCCCTCAATGACGAGGTGATGCTGCGCCTGTTGATGAATAATGGCTATCAAGTGGAGATGTGCTTTGAGTGCATGCATGGGGACATCTTTGGAAATTCATTTGTGTGGTCAGAGATAGAAGAAGAGGTACTACCCGGGTGGACATCTTGTGTAATAAAAGATAACCCG TTCTGTGAGTTTATTACAGTTCCTTGGATGAAACACTTGGTAGGCAGCGTTATTCGTGTGTTAATCGATTACATGGATTATATTCCTCTGTGCGCTAAGCTGAAGTCTGCATTAGAAGTACAGAGAGAATGGCCAGAAATCCGTCAAATACTag
- the ASB15 gene encoding ankyrin repeat and SOCS box protein 15 isoform X3, with translation MDTNDDLDEDHLTSYDIQLSIQEAIEASKSVFYSERSVPLSDQNRKLVEAIKQGHILELQEYVKYKYALDEADEKGWFPLHEAVVQPIQQILEVVLDASYQTLWEFKTSDGETPLTLAVKAGLVENVRTLLEKGVWPNTKNDKGETPLLIAVKKGSYDMVFTLLKHNSSLDQPCIKRWSAMHEAAKQGRKDIIALLLNHGGNVHLRDGFGITPLGVAAEYGHCDVLEHLIHRGGDVFALADDGASVLFEAAGGGNPDCISLLLEYGGSGNVPNRAGHLPIHRAAYEGHYLALKYLIPVTSKNAIRKSGLTPIHSAADGQNVQCLELLIENGFDVNTPLADHISGSYDDERKTALYFAVSNNDIQCTEVLLAAGADPNLDPLNCLLVAVRANNHEIVRLLLSHGANVNCYFMHVNDTRFPSAIQYALNDEVMLRLLMNNGYQVEMCFECMHGDIFGNSFVWSEIEEEVLPGWTSCVIKDNPRILAH, from the exons ATGGATACTAATGATGACCTTGATGAAGACCATCTTACAAGTTATGATATTCAGCTCAGTATTCAAGAAGCCATTGAAGCCAGCAAGTCTGTGTTTTATTCTGAAAG ATCTGTACCACTgagtgatcaaaacagaaaacttgTGGAAGCCATAAAACAAG GTCACATTCTTGAGCTCCAggaatatgtgaaatataaatatGCATTGGATGAAGCTGACGAAAAAGGATGGTTTCCATTGCACGAGGCTGTGGTTCAacccattcaacaaatacttgaagTTGTTCTGGATG CATCCTACCAGACACTCTGGGAGTTCAAGACCTCGGATGGAGAAACACCCTTGACACTGGCAGTCAAAGCTGGTCTGGTAGAAAATGTAAGAACTTTACTAGAGAAGGGAGTGTGGCCAAACACCAAAAATGACAAAGGAGAGACACCCCTTCTGATCG CTGTGAAAAAGGGCTCCTACGACATGGTGTTCACTCTGCTGAAACACAACTCCAGCCTTGACCAGCCCTGCATCAAGCGATGGTCGGCGATGCACGAAGCGGCCAAACAAGGCCGCAAAGACATCATAGCTCTGCTGCTGAACCACGGAGGCAATGTCCACCTGAGAGACGGATTTGGCATCACGCCGCTGGGTGTTGCTGCCGAGTATGGTCACTGCGATGTGCTGGAACACCTCATCCACAGAG GTGGTGACGTCTTTGCTCTGGCAGATGATGGCGCGTCAGTGTTGTTTGAGGCAGCAGGAGGGGGCAATCCCGACTGCATTTCCCTCCTGCTGGAATATGGAGGAAGTGGAAATGTTCCCAACAGAGCGGGGCATCTTCCAATACACAGAGCTGCCTACGAGGGACACTATCT tgcaCTGAAGTATCTTATCCCAGTAACATCCAAAAATGCAATTCGGAAAAGTGGGCTAACACCAATTCACTCCGCAGCAGATGGACAAAATGTGCAGTGCCTCGAACTGCTTATTGAAAATGGCTTTGATGTCAATACCCCACTCGCGGACCACATTTCTGGGAGCTATGATGACGAGCGGAAGACGGCGCTGTATTTTGCCGTTTCTAACAATGACATCCAGTGCACCGAAGTCCTGCTGGCTGCAGGTGCAGACCCAAACCTAGACCCCCTCAACTGTCTGCTTGTGGCAGTGAGGGCCAATAACCATGAAATTGTCCGGCTGCTTCTCTCCCATGGAGCTAACGTCAATTGTTACTTTATGCACGTGAATGACACGCGTTTCCCCAGTGCCATTCAGTATGCCCTCAATGACGAGGTGATGCTGCGCCTGTTGATGAATAATGGCTATCAAGTGGAGATGTGCTTTGAGTGCATGCATGGGGACATCTTTGGAAATTCATTTGTGTGGTCAGAGATAGAAGAAGAGGTACTACCCGGGTGGACATCTTGTGTAATAAAAGATAACCCG